A window of Rhododendron vialii isolate Sample 1 chromosome 11a, ASM3025357v1 contains these coding sequences:
- the LOC131308325 gene encoding RNA-binding protein CP33, chloroplastic isoform X2, whose product MAALEAAHSIFSPSYLSAFPKPPKSSPCTILHLSISSPTLFLRAPPCPLPLLPINQTRKSSSFEVWSAVEEIAVEVKPEQEEETQQQSEQEEEETQQPRLRKKLFVLNLPWTFKVLDIKNLFGECGTVSSVEELLGRIIKVEFAKKLRRPAPPPPASHLVGETRYDLYVSNLAWKVRSSHLREFFVAAGFNQVAPRVVFEGKRSAGYGFASFTTKEEADSAIAALDGKELMDRPLRLRFSTKTIEDSKDGKEEEATSEEPQEEATSEEPQE is encoded by the exons ATGGCCGCACTGGAAGCAGCACACTCTATCTTCTCTCCTTCTTATCTTTCCGCTTTTCCAAAACCCCCAAAATCTTCTCCCTGCACAATTCTCCACCTTTCCATTTCTAGCCCTACTCTTTTCCTCAGAGCCCCTCCCTGTCCCCTTCCTCTTCTCCCTATCAACCAAACAAGAAAATCTTCAAGCTTTGAAGTATGGTCAGCAGTGGAGGAGATAGCAGTGGAAGTGAAACCagagcaagaagaagaaacccAACAACAATcagagcaagaagaagaagaaacccaACAACCGAGATTGAGGAAAAAGCTGTTTGTGCTCAATTTGCCATGGACTTTTAAGGTTCTGGATATCAAGAACCTATTTGGTGAATGTGGAACCGTTTCAAGTGTagag GAATTGTTAGGTAGGATTATTAAGGTTGAATTTGCGAAGAAATTGAGGAGACCAGCACCACCTCCACCCGCAAGTCACCTTGTTGGAGAGACACGCTATGACCTTTATGTGTCCAATCTTGCATGGAAAGTGAGGTCCAGTCATCTCAGAGAATTTTTTGTTGCTGCCGGTTTCAATCAGGTTGCTCCTAGAGTTGTCTTTGAGGGAAAAAGGTCTGCTGGCTATGGTTTTGCCTCATTTACCACAAAGGAGGAAGCAGACTCTGCAATTGCTGCTTTGGATGGGAAG GAGTTAATGGACCGGCCACTTCGTTTACGATTCAGTACGAAGACAATTGAGGATTCTAAAGATGGAAAGGAAGAGGAAGCCACTTCCGAGGAACCTCAAGAAGAAGCCACTTCTGAGGAACCTCAAGAGTAA
- the LOC131308325 gene encoding RNA-binding protein CP33, chloroplastic isoform X1 has translation MAALEAAHSIFSPSYLSAFPKPPKSSPCTILHLSISSPTLFLRAPPCPLPLLPINQTRKSSSFEVWSAVEEIAVEVKPEQEEETQQQSEQEEEETQQPRLRKKLFVLNLPWTFKVLDIKNLFGECGTVSSVEIIKHKNGKSRGYAFVTMASGEEAQAVVDKFDSHELLGRIIKVEFAKKLRRPAPPPPASHLVGETRYDLYVSNLAWKVRSSHLREFFVAAGFNQVAPRVVFEGKRSAGYGFASFTTKEEADSAIAALDGKELMDRPLRLRFSTKTIEDSKDGKEEEATSEEPQEEATSEEPQE, from the exons ATGGCCGCACTGGAAGCAGCACACTCTATCTTCTCTCCTTCTTATCTTTCCGCTTTTCCAAAACCCCCAAAATCTTCTCCCTGCACAATTCTCCACCTTTCCATTTCTAGCCCTACTCTTTTCCTCAGAGCCCCTCCCTGTCCCCTTCCTCTTCTCCCTATCAACCAAACAAGAAAATCTTCAAGCTTTGAAGTATGGTCAGCAGTGGAGGAGATAGCAGTGGAAGTGAAACCagagcaagaagaagaaacccAACAACAATcagagcaagaagaagaagaaacccaACAACCGAGATTGAGGAAAAAGCTGTTTGTGCTCAATTTGCCATGGACTTTTAAGGTTCTGGATATCAAGAACCTATTTGGTGAATGTGGAACCGTTTCAAGTGTagag ATTATAAAGCATAAGAATGGGAAGAGCAGAGGGTATGCATTCGTCACAATGGCTTCCGGGGAAGAAGCACAGGCTGTCGTTGATAAGTTTGACTCTCAT GAATTGTTAGGTAGGATTATTAAGGTTGAATTTGCGAAGAAATTGAGGAGACCAGCACCACCTCCACCCGCAAGTCACCTTGTTGGAGAGACACGCTATGACCTTTATGTGTCCAATCTTGCATGGAAAGTGAGGTCCAGTCATCTCAGAGAATTTTTTGTTGCTGCCGGTTTCAATCAGGTTGCTCCTAGAGTTGTCTTTGAGGGAAAAAGGTCTGCTGGCTATGGTTTTGCCTCATTTACCACAAAGGAGGAAGCAGACTCTGCAATTGCTGCTTTGGATGGGAAG GAGTTAATGGACCGGCCACTTCGTTTACGATTCAGTACGAAGACAATTGAGGATTCTAAAGATGGAAAGGAAGAGGAAGCCACTTCCGAGGAACCTCAAGAAGAAGCCACTTCTGAGGAACCTCAAGAGTAA